In the genome of Stigmatopora nigra isolate UIUO_SnigA chromosome 7, RoL_Snig_1.1, whole genome shotgun sequence, the window ACTTTGCCTTGCAGATTTACAATGCTGTAAACTAGACACCACATTTATTGATGCTATGGGAGATGTTACTCTAAGGTGGAAACACCATTCTTCCTATCAATATTCCCAGTTTGGATTTACAATGTTGACATAAACACCATAAAGCAAGCAAGCATTCCCTTTCACCTCCGTTGCTGACATGTGCCAAGAACCCAGTGTGATATTATCAAgaatcaatgtaaaatatgacaATGCTATTGTGCTGTGACTTTAATAGTGCGTCAAGCCCCATTAAAGCATCAAGTGGGTAGTAGCTGTCTCGTATATCGTCTGCATACACAGAAAGGCCGCTGCGCTCATAAACGTCATTGCGCGTGCGTGCGTTCGCGTGCCCACCAGTAAATTATGCACGCTTTTACTTCCGCATTGGTGCTCGCCAGTACTTCTGCATCTTGTGACCTTTGACTTCAGTCAGACTTGTGctgctttaaaaacaacaacaatgccaGCCGTGCCCGAGGAAATAACTTCCTTAATTTCAGGTAAAACAATCACTTCAACAATTTgctatactttgttttttttttgtcattttgtcattTGAGCTTTTGGCTTTGAGAATAAATGTACTTACCCGGTGCACAATTCTAAAATGAGGAAGCAAAGTTGATTTTACTCTGTTGCTCTTCCTTTATCCTCTAACGTGCACCagtgtcatttatttatgagaaagaaaaacatatttttctttatgTTTAGACTTTGAGAATTTTCTCTGCGATTGCCTGAAAGGAGAAAACCTGAGCAAGAAGGccaaagaaaagaaggaagccTTCATTAAACGGATTAAAGAGGTCAAATTGGGGTatgaatatataaatttatGGCTTACATCTTTCTATTTGTTTCTGTCTACATATCTGTGACACTTCTATAACTTTTTTCCAATACAGTTTCCCATATGATTTCAAGGACAAATGTAAGTTGTTTTCATACTTTCCATCCTTATAAGTACATCCAACTTTTTGTGACagacatgttgaaaaaaaatctacagaaATATTATTACTAAAAGGAGTTTCTATCACAGTTAGACTAGGCTGGCTGACTATTGATTTTGACAAACAACGGTATAGACCGATATTCTAACTACCCTATGCTCTAGCCACATAATTTTCTCCACAAAAACACATCGTAATGTGCCATGAACTATTTATTATTTGAATGGGTATTTTCGGTTTACCACTATGAGGCCTATCGATTGGATAATACACTTACTGTTTGTGGTTTCACCATTCTAACTGCTTCCTGAGGGCAAGCATAACCACCACGTGCCTTGCGTTTAAAAGGAAGTTTAACTGCCTTGCTCTATgtcaagaaaaggaaagtgcatgctgttttttcttttgtcattataaCCGGACTGACCACCAGCGCTCCTCCTTCAGGTGGAGAGGATCCAAGTGACGATGCGGAGCAGGTAGACATTAGCAACAACGGAGGAGGCTCACTGCAGTCCGTTGACCGGGAAGAGGAGCCCTATGAGGGTAAAAGCTATTTGCTAAGGTGCCATTTTTTTACTGGCAACTTGTTCCTTTAAACAAAGTGACTTGGGGTGTCAGAGTGAAGGAGACATTCCATTTGTAACTTGGCAACACAATTTGAGAAGACACTTTAAAGCTCAACTACGTTTAACGCCACCTGTTTCACTGCACATGGGTGTTTTATAGTGTGTAAAGACACTGAAGTGATGGGTCTGaggaaaaacatgacaaaatggAGAGTAGATTTAACCCATTATGGTAAGGTAGCAAGAGTCCCCAACTAGCGGACTTCGGTCCAGGTCTGGACCCGGAAACTAATTTTGTCCGAacctaagcattttttttgttacttaaTAAATGCAAATACTATTATTTTCTTTCTGTCTGCACTGGGGTCCTTTGGGTAGCAATTTGGCAGTGAAACCTTCCTTTTCAAAACGGATAGAATGTTCAATACTATAAAGGAAACCAATGAGTTATGAGTAAACACTGACATCAGAAACTATCACTCCAGTGAAACATGATCGTTGACTGCCAGCCTGACGTAGAATGTGAAATTTCTTTGAACTTGTGCAACGTAAACCACATTATGTTAAGATGTGAGTGAAATTATTTagaagactattttttttattttcttttctttacttgACTCATGTGATTCTAAAGTAGCAGTACTTTTAATTGCCTCTGATGTACATATTGATCCAGATTACATTTTACTGTTGCATCTAAAATTGTGGCCAGTAATGAGTGGCTGttcacatttcaaaataaagtgtcaGGGAAGTCCAAGTGAAGTGGCAATTCTGGGGGTAGGGGTTTATGGCCCGTAAGCAGCTGCCACTTTTATGGCGTCTCTTTCACACAAAGCAACTTTGACACAGGAGTTGAACATTTGCATTGAAGTTGCATAGCACACTGACGAGGTAAAATGTTCTTCACTGGATGATCTGCAACTTTTCGACAGCCATCATCCGATTGTCAATGTCAACCACGAGTTAGAGCCCATCTGCCATTGTTATTAGCagtgaacattttttaatgttcataATCCTTTTTTCCAGGTTCCCAACAGTCTCCACCAATAGCAGCACAAGACCTGCAGTGTATTCTCATGTCAGGATTCCTGGAGAAGCGAAGGAAGGGTGTGTGGGCTCTCAATAGAATACACAGATGAAactctattttttaatatagacTGGCATAATAAATCCATCAAGTTAAGTTACAAAGCTGCATGTTAGGCTTAAGAAACAAATTATAACTTGTCATAGGTGTTTCCccttttctattttcaaaaaaatgctgGCTCAGACTTTGATAAATGCTGAGTGAAATACTGAATCTGATCCTGAAACCAACATTGCTTCTGGTGGTGTGTTATCTGTACATAAATGACAATCTACTGTAAAGAGCTTTGAATGTCATTGAAGATGGAAAACTACTACATAAGTAGAAGTCCATATATCAAATCCTTTCTCATTCATTGTGgttgaagggaaaaaatgtcaatatttcaaGTTATTTTGTCTCATCAACAGATCATAGTTTTTTTGGCCAGGAGTGGCAGAAGAGATGGTGTGCACTAAGCTATCGCACTTTCTACTATTATGGCCACGAAAAAGGTATTGGTATCATTTTATCTTTCGTAACACTTTGTTTAATTGCTTCTTATGACAAAATCATGAAACTCATAATCATGGCATGACATTAGTCatgggaatgaatgaatatttgtgTCATTGTCTAACACAAAGACATTAGGTGTTAATTTTGTTCAGAAGTGATATAGGATATTAAAGGACACTTCATGAAATCAGGTAAAAGCATTATTTCATATCCATGAAGTTTGGCATGCCATGATTATGAAAGTCTCATGAAAGCATCATGAGAAGCATTCAAATGATGTGTATCCTTAGTTCCCTTTCCAATTTAGAGTGACAGAGACTGGCTATGGTTCGAAAATGTTGACAGTGATGTCGCTTTGTAACAGACAAGCAGCAGAAAGGCGAATTCAACATTGACGGCTACCATGTCAAAATGAACAACAGTTTCAGGAAAGACTCCAAGAAagacttttgttttgaaatctcAGCTCCAGATAAGCGAGGCTATCAGGTACATTGACCGTGCCGTCTTGTCAATATATGTGGTAGTTTCTACATGAAGAATTTGTTTCTGACGACTATATTTATACTTGACCTTTAACCAGTTTTGTGCTTCGTCGGTAAAAGAGGCAAAGGAATGGATGAAATGTATCGATCTGGTTATGAAAGGTTTGCCATACACCTACCACCAATTATGgtcaaagagaaaaaacaaactcaacactaattatattttttcccaattccATCTGTAGATAAATCTGGTATcatacaagaagaagaagatgatgatgaagagggGCAGAAAGTGGAAGAACAGCTAATGTATGATGATGTTGAACTTGTACCAGATACAGACATCTATGAGGTGCTACCAGGTAAAGCTATAGTGTCTCCTAAGACACATATACTGTTTTTAATTCACCTTAGTTTCCTATTATCAGTCAGATATTCAGACAAAGCAACATGGAAGTGCACAATTGGTGAGAGACAGACACTTTGTTTCAATGAGACTTTTactaaaagtgaaaaaaatgaaagcaggaGCAGTTTTCCAAGGGTAAAAAAATCTTGGCCTTCGCATGGTACTCTAATCTGATGTGATTTCCTGTCATTCCAATTTGTCTCAGCGCAGCTGTTGGAAATTGCTGAGGCAACACAAATCATTTTTGATTCATGATAAAACTTTACAACTGAAATAAACTTTGTGGCTATCTAGCAGACGCAGTGTTGTAGATCAACAGAATGACTTGGATGCTTTTGGTGGTGCCCCCACACATTTTCCTTGTCACTTTTGGGTTACGTTCAAGAGGCCCAaagtccaattaaaaaaattggcCCATGAGTGCCAGCCATACTGGGCTGTTTGGATGATAAACTAGGGGCTGAAAAAATAGCACTATAAGGATTATGAGGGAAATCTTATTTATACAGTCATTTATCAATTGAATCATTGCTCTGTATTAGATATAAATTGCCGTCAGGTGGCCTTAAACATTTAATAAGCGCAATAACTTTGCAAAGAAGAAGTGAAATTTGCAGGGGAAGTCCATGTTAAACAATTTCCGTTTATCATCAAGAATAGAGGagggattttttgttgttgcttcacTTGTAAAATACTGAACTGGAATCAATTTTCTGTTCACTATATGATTATAATCTGTTTAGATGCAAGCAAAGACTACAAAAACTACTACCAGGCCTTATGGGACTGTGTTAGGGGCCACCCGGATGAACTCTCCTTCAAACGTGGAGACACCATTTACATTCTGAGCAAGGTAATGAAAAGCTGCCTTGTCTAAAACCTCAAATGTGGATATTTTTCTTAATGCACAAACTCAACAGCAATAGTGAGCGAGGAGCTGTTGAGCCAGGACCACCTGAATAAAGTTATTCCTAGGCCCTGAGAGGAGCTGCTTTTTTGATATCCTTTACTGGCAGCACCTGGCCTCGTGCCTGGGGCCGGGCTGGAGGCCGACTGTGGCGGAGTCAGCCTCTGGCTCTCTGATGGGGATTAGATGTGTCACGACGGAAACAGTTTTAGTGCCGTTGGCTGGCCGCGCCGTTCCATCGCGTCCATCTGGGCCGCCTCAGCTCGCTTCCGCCGCTGCCTTGGGCCCACACACCTACCTATCATACGTCTCGCTCACCTCGCCAAATAGGAATGTGTGTTCTCAGGAAGCAAAGGCTCACACTCACACGCTATTCAGAGTAGGCGAGGACGTGTAGTGGACGTTAAATTTCCGAAGCTTGTCAGCTAGCTGGAAGGAGAGGACTTGTTTTAATTAGATGCACAAAACAGAAGCGTGTTTGTTCCTAAACAGTCGCGTGACTAAAATTGGACCTTTGTTGTGTGACGTTCACCACATTTTGGTTTGCAAATAAGGAAAAGCCTTTAAGTCCAATGTGTGAGATATGATATCATTGGGACTAGTAAATGAATTCCTTGGACACATTGCCATGTGCAGACAGTTTGCCAGATCCTTTTTTGTAGTCTAGTCTGCCATCTAGTGGTCTTTGCACGCATTCATTAAAAAGGGACAAGGGCACAAAATCACAATATATTAATATAGaccattttgattaaaaaatagtcaTATTTAACTGCTAAACACCAGGTGGATACACCAATTTCACACCAAATCAGTTCATTTCCAGAATTAAATAAGCTTCAGGTCAATATGCTACTCATATTATATAAACTGTTTCTTTATATGTCATTAAACAAAATAGAAATGATAAAGTACAGTAAGACAAAAGCAGCATTGCGCACCACTGCACACTACAACCGTCATAAATACACTGAATAATAATAGCCGAACCACATTTTAATGAAGTCAAAATATCTTAGTGTGACCTTTGTTCATAAATGACGGTGTCAATCATTGATGTCGATCCACAAAATGAATAATGTCCCTTTCACTGTTGTAACGAACCAAACGAAACAGAGCAGAAAGACTTTGTGGCGCTCAATGACCAAATGCTTGTTTACGACTACCCTCTTTGTGTGTGGAAAAGGGCCAAGAATCAAGTTGCCCTTTCACTCGGACTGCCAGCGCCATTAGCTGGAACCTTGGTGTTGGGGGTTGTGGCCTACTGCGAGGGCAATGACCATAAAACCTGTCTGGGCTGCAGCGGGAGGGACAGACGACTCCTCGCTCCCCTTCCCCAATTCTCCTTTCCATCCCTCCCCCATTCCGCAGCTCCAAAATAGCCGTAGTGTTACAGCTGCGGGACCCCCCAGTCGGGAACGAGTGTTGCTTATGGTGCCCGACTTTGGCTGAGAAaggggtagtggtggtggtggggggcatTGTCCAGATATGCTGCACCAAGCAGCCGCTCCTTCCTTCTGCCTGGTTCAAGTCACAGCACATAAACCTAATGGAGAAAAGTAACGTCTCACTTCCTTTAAGAGGCTGGA includes:
- the skap2 gene encoding src kinase-associated phosphoprotein 2, whose protein sequence is MPAVPEEITSLISDFENFLCDCLKGENLSKKAKEKKEAFIKRIKEVKLGFPYDFKDKCGEDPSDDAEQVDISNNGGGSLQSVDREEEPYEGSQQSPPIAAQDLQCILMSGFLEKRRKDHSFFGQEWQKRWCALSYRTFYYYGHEKDKQQKGEFNIDGYHVKMNNSFRKDSKKDFCFEISAPDKRGYQFCASSVKEAKEWMKCIDLVMKDKSGIIQEEEDDDEEGQKVEEQLMYDDVELVPDTDIYEVLPDASKDYKNYYQALWDCVRGHPDELSFKRGDTIYILSKEYQSYGWWVGEKNGNIGILPIQYLLELYAI